The DNA window GTTCTCTCGAACTTCTCCTTCTTCGCCATTGGTCCTTATCCTCCCTCAGTTCCCATGCCTTACCGAGGACATTGTTTACGGGTTGAACGCTTCCGGCGCCCATCCGACTGTTGGCGCGGTGCTACGCAATAAAACCGATCATTGTTAGACACATTCCCTGTGGAGCTGCTGATGGGACTTGAACCCATGACCTCTTCCTTACCAAGGAAGTGCTCTGCCCCTGAGCTATGTGGGCTTCGTTCCAGCAGACTTTCTACCTTCCTGATGGAGCGGGTGATGGGAATCGAACCCACATCATCAGGTTGGAAACCTGAGGCTTTACCACTAAGCTACACCCGCATCAGCCTTCAGGCGTTGTAGTCGGTGGCTTTAGTTAATGAAAGTCGGAGCGGAGGGATTTGAACCCTCGATCTCCTGCTCCCAAAGCAGGCGCCCTAAACCACTAGGCCACGCTCCGCATCTTTTAATATAACAGCAATCTTTTCCTGTGTCAAAATATTTTAAATATGTTATAATAAAAATGATGAACTTCAAGAAAATCCTTGACCAGTTGAATATTCCTGCTCAGTGTAGAAAATATGAAACTCCTCTTTGGCAATGTCCTCAGACCCTTTTTTTGCTCATGGGAGTACTTATTATTGGAACAGTTACCACTACCTATTCAGTAGGTAGAGTTTTTTTTGAGGATCCGGAAATGATAGCCCTAATTGTCCTTTTATTAACCGCGGTTTTATTTACTATCGCCTTTGTCATTACTAGTTCTTTTGAAAGATTGGCTGAAGCCAATCGAATGAAGTCGGAATTTGTTAAAATTGTTTCCCATCAGTTGCGTTCTCCCATTACTAATTTAAGTTGGGGGATTGATGCTTTAATGTCTGGAGAATTAGGAAGCATTAGAGAAGGACAAGTAGAATATTTAAGAATTCTAAAAGAAAATTCAGGCCGGATGAAAGAATTAGTCGAGGATTTACTTAATGTTTTAAGAATTGAGGAGGGATCTTTACACTTTGGGAAAGAAAAAATTTCTTTAGAAGAAATAATAAAAAACTTAATTTTAAAATTCCAACCTTTTGCTAAAGCTTCAAATGTTAAGATAAAATTTAAATCAACTCCAAGTCTACCAGAAGTTTTTACTGACCTTCACCAAATAAAAAACGTGATGGAGAATCTCTTGGATAATGCTATTCGCTATATTAAAGGAAAAGGAGAAATTGAGATTTATTTAAGGAAAAAGGAAAACGAAATTTTTTTTGAAATCAAAGATAATGGAGTTGGTATTCCTAAAGAAGATCAAAAATATATTTTCCAGAAATTTTTTCGGGCAAAAAACATAAAGAGGTCGGAAATCAAAGGAAGTGGTCTGGGCCTTTTTATTACCAAATCAATTATTGAAAGATTAGGAGGGAAAATTTGGTTTGAATCTAAGGAGAATAAAGGGACAACTTTTTGGTTCACTTTACCAATTAAATAACTGATTAGCTTGTAGCTTATTAGCTTATTAGGAATTTATAACATACTAAAAAGCTAACCGGCTAAGAAGCTAAAAAGCTAAATATATGAAAAAAATATTATTTATTGAAGACGAATTAGCTCTTCACCAAACTTTTGGAAATATTTTAAGAGAGAAGGGTTATGAAATGATTTCGGCCTTTGATGGAGAAGAAGGCCTCAAATTAATAAAAACTGAAAAACCAGATTTAATTCTTTTGGACCTTATTTTACCAAAGATCAATGGTTTTGAGGTTTTAAAGAGATTAAAAGAGGAAAAAGAGATAAAGAAAATCCCGGTTATTATTATAACTAACCTTGAAGATATGGAAAACATAAATAAAGCCCTTGAATTGGGAGCAACAACTTACTTAGTAAAGGCAAGTTATAGCCCAGAAGAAGTATTAGAGAAAATCAAAAAAATCTTAGGAGAACGCTAAAAAATTCATAGTTTAGAATATGAGAATTGAACCAAGACAATTAAAAGCCTTTCTTTTAGATGCTGGTTTGGTGACTAAAGAGCAATTTGAAAAAGCCCTAAAAAAAGCGGAAAAAAATAGACAGAGGGTCGGCGATGTTTTAGTTTCTGAAGGTTTAATTACCCAGGAGGAATTAATCAAGCTCGAGGCCTATATTCTGGGAATTCCCTTTATTGACTTAGAAAAGCAGAAAATCTCACCTGAAATTTTAAAGATTATTCCTGAACCAATTGCCAGATCCCATAATATTGTTGCTTATAGAAAAAAAGGGAAAAAATTAGAAGTAGCCATGCTAGATCCAGAAGATTTAAGGACTATTGAGTTCATTAAAAAGAAGGCCAATCTGAGGATTTTACCAAGACTAACCACCCCAGATTCTATTAAAAATGTTTTGCGTCAATACCAAAAGACTTTGGAGGCTGAATTTGGAGAGATAATAAAAAAAGAGGTTGGGGAAATAATTCCAATAAGAGAAGAAGAGATGGTGGAAGAAAAAGAGGAACTAAAAAAAGTAGCCGAGGAATTACCAGTCATTCGGATTGTTGACACTTTGTTAAAGCACGCCGTTTTACAGAGAGCTTCTGATATTCATATAGAACCAACAGAAAAAGAGGTAATAATTAGATATCGAATTGATGGAATTTTACGTGATGCCATGGTTCTTCCAAAACAGGCCAGTTCAGGAGTTGTAGCCAGAATTAAAGTCCTCTCTCGTCTAAAATTGGATGAACATCGACTCCCCCAAGATGGCCGGTTTAAAATTGAAACTGAGGAATATCGCTATTCTCTTCGAGTTTCCATTCTCCCAGTTTTTAATGGAGAGAAGATTGTCATGAGATTATTACCAGAAAAGGCTAAAGCCTTCACTTTAGAAGGTCTAGGACTGAGGGGGGAAGCCCTAGAAAGAATTCAAACTAATTTAAGAAAACCAGTAGGAATGATTTTGGTTACTGGCCCTACTGGCTGTGGAAAAACCACAACTTTGTATGCCATGATGGAGATTTTAAATACTCCGGCAGTTAATATTTCAACCGTTGAAGACCCAATCGAATATCGAATGCCAAGAATCAATCAGACCCAGGTTAATCCCAAGATAGGTTTGACTTTTGCCTCAGGATTAAGAGCTTTTGTTAGGCAAGATCCAGATATTATTATGGTTGGGGAAATTAGAGATAATGAAACCACTGCCTTAGCTATTAATGCTAGCTTGACCGGACATTCAGTTTTATCAACTTTACATACCACTAATGCTGCTGGCGCCGTTCCTCGATTAATCGATATGAAGGCTGAACCATTTCTGATTTCCTCAACTTTAAATTGCATTTTAGCCCAAAGATTGGTCAGAAGATTTTGTAAAGAAAAAGAAAAATACAATCCATCAGAATCAGAAATAGAAAATTTAAAAAAATATTGCGATTTGGATAGAATTTTGCAAATTTTAAGAGAAGAAAAGCTGATTAAAAAAGATCAAACCTTTAAAGACATTGAATTTTATCGGCCAAAGTCCTCAAAAGAATGCCCAGAAGGTTATAAGGGCCGAATTGGAATCTTTGAAGTTTTACCAGTTACTGAAACTATAAAAGAGTTAATTGTGAAACAGGCTACTTCTGACCAGATTCAGGTCCAGGCCCAGAAAGAAGGGATGAGAACAATGATTGAAGATGGATTTTTAAAGGCTGCCCAGGGAATAACCTCAATCGAGGAAGTGTTAAGAGTTATAATTGAGTAAAAACCCATATCGGAAGAGGGTCGGTCAAGACGCGAGGCTTCTCCGCGAAACCTGCGAAGCGGGTTGAGTCGGAAAGCCCCGTCTGGGAAACCTTTCGGTTTCCCCGTATAGGAAAATATTAAAAACCGAAGGGACGCGAGAGTTCTTAGCTCTGCGGAAACTCCCGTCCTAGGGTTTTTAAAGAGCGAGCCCGAAACCCAAAGGGCGCCAGCCGAAGGCTGGGAGAGGGCGAGCGATCTAAATCTGTAGTACCACTATGCCTAAGTATTTTTATACTGCCAAATCTTTTGGAGGAGAAATGAAATCAGAAGTTTTGGAAGCCGAAGACCTCCATCAATTAGCCAGAACTCTTCGCCAAGAAGGATATATTTTAATTTCGGCAACTTTGGAGGGAAGGGAGGTTAAGGAAAGAAAATTTGAGATCTCCCTTCCTTTTTTTGGAGGAGTTTCTCTGATTGAGAAAATGATGTTTACTAGAAACCTTCGGGTGATGATTGCTGCCGGCGTTTCTTTGCCTCGGGCCTTGGGAACTTTGGCCATACAGTCAAAAAGTAAAAAGTTTAGAGAGGCTTTATTAGATATAGCCGAAGAGATAACTAAAGGGAAGAATTTTTCTGACTCTTTGGCTAAATATCCTGATATTTTTTCTGAACTTTTCTCCAGCATGGTAAAGATAGGGGAAGAGGCAGGAACTTTGGAAGATGTTTTAAAAACTTTAACCGGACAGATGGAAAGGGAGTACGAATTATCATCAAAAGTAAAGGGGGCAATGATCTACCCAGCAGTTATCATTTGCGCAATGATAGGGATTGGAATTTTAATGCTGGTTATGGTTGTCCCGAGATTAGCCGAAACTTTTGAGGAATTGAATGTTGAACTTCCTCCCACCACCCAATTAGTAATTTCTTTAGGTAATTTTTTGGCTGAAAAATGGCCCCTTGCTATTTTAATCGTTTTTGCCACTTTATTTTTATTCAGATTGATTTTAAAGACAAAAGAAGGAAAAAGAATAATCGATACCTTAATTTTAAAAATTCCTATTGTCTCACCCATTATTAGAAAAACTAACTCTGCCTATACAGTCAGAACTTTAAGTTCTCTTATCACCTCAGGAGTGCCGATTGTGAGATCTCTAGAGATTACTTCTGGGGCTTTAGGAAATGTTCATTTTCGAGAGGCAATGGCAGCCTCTGCCATAAAAGTTAGAAAAGGCTCTAAATTATCTAAAGCTTTGAGGCCTTATCAGAATATTTATCCTCCTTTAGTTATTCAGATGATTGAAGTAGGAGAAGAAACCGGCCAAACTTCAGATATATTAGCAAAATTAGCTGATTTTTTTGAAGAAGAGGTTACTAATGCTACTAAAAACTTAACGGCAGTTATTGAGCCAGTTTTAATGCTTCTTATCGGAGCGGTTGTAGGGCTTTTTGCCGTGTCAATGATTCAGCCAATATATTCTATGTTAGGAGCGATAAAGTAATTAAGGAAAAAAATGAAAAATAATTTTGGAGTTACCTTAGTTGAGTTATTGGTAATTATTGGAATTATAATTATTTTAACTCTCATTGCCACTCCAAGCCTTCGCTTCTTTCAAAGAGAATCAGATTTAAATAATAGCACCGAGGAAATTATTAATACTTTAAGATTAGCCCAAAATAAAACCTTAGCTTCTGAGGAAGCTAGTCAATACGGAGTCTACTTTGATAACACTACCTCGTCTCATCAATACACATTATTTAAAGGCACAGATTTCGCCTCCAGAGATAGTTCTTTTGATGAAATTCATAAATTACCAAAGACAGTAGAAATTTATGAAATTAATTTAGGTGGAGAAAATGAGGTAGTTTTTATTCGAGTAACGGGAGAAACCGGGCAATCTGGCAATATTTCTTTAAGATTAAAAACTGATATTACAAAGGCTAAGGCTATCTATATTGAAAGTTCTGGCCAGGTGGGACTAACTGCCTCCTCAGTTCCTCCTAACGGTCGGATAAGAGATTCCAGGCATGTTCATTTTGATTTGGGATGGAGTATTCAAAACTCCACTAATTTAAAATTTTATTTTCCCAATGCTCCCCAAACAGAGATTATAGGCATGGCAGATTATTTCAATGCTGATAAGACAGAATTTGATTGGGAAGGGATATTCTCTGTAGGTGGAAATGATCAAGTATTCCAGGTTCATACCCATTCTCTTGATGCATTTAATACTCTCCTCTGTATTCATCGTGATCGAAACAACGGAAAAAATAACCAAGAAGTAATAATTTATATTGTTGATGGGGGAATAGATAAAGACATTACTCATTATTTAGCCGATATAGCAGATAATGTAGAAAAAGGTTTTCATGTTAACACCATGGAAAAACAATAAAAAAGGAATATCAATCATAGAGATTTTAATAGTTATTGCTATCATTGTCATTGCCTTTGCTAGTCTTTTGGGTGTAGCCACTTTTTCCCTAAGGGTTTCTACTTTAATAAAAGAGACCAATCAGGCTAATGTTTTAGCCCAAGAGACAATTGAAGTAGTCAGAAATTTTCGAGATGGGACAGACTGGAATATCAATGGATTGGGGACCTTAACTGTTGAAAATACTTATCATCTAGAAAAGACAGCTGATATTCCTCCTCAGTGGAATTTGGTTTTAGGTGAAGAGACAATTAATGGTTTTGTTCGAAAAGTTATTTTTTCAGATGTTCAGCGAGATGCTAATGATAATATTGTCGAAACCGGGGGAACAAACGATCCTAATACAAAAAAGGTAACTGCGACTGTTTCTTGGAGAGATAAAAAAGTAGAAATAGTAACCTATCTGACTAATTGGAGATAATGAACGAGCTATTTCAAAAAAATTTTACCCCGCACTTTTCAAATCTTAAAAAGTACCGGTACGGGGATAACAAAATGAAAGAGGTAGGGTTCACCCTAATGGAAATTTTAGTTTATATTGCCGTTCTTTCTATTGTTATCATCGCTATTTCTTCTTTTTTAATCTGGTCTATTCATTCCAATACCAAAGCTAAAGTTATGAGAGAGACTTTAAATAATGCTAGAAGAGTTATGGAAATGATGACTTATGAAATAAAAGAAGCAAAAAGCATTTATATCCCTACTAGTGTTTTTAATTCCCATCCCGGTCAACTTTCTTTAGAAACAGTAAAATATTTGCCAGAAGGAGAAAAAAATACTTATATTGATTTTTATCTTTGTGATACTAAACTCTGTTTTAAAAAGGAATCTCAGGCTTCCTTTGCTTTAACTTCAGATAGTGTGGAAATAGGTAATTTAGTTTTTAGCCGAGTTGTCTCTGGAGAAACCCCTTCTCTTCAGGTTGACCTAAAGATTGATTATAAAAATCCAGCTAATCGACCAGAGTACCAAGCTTCAGTTAATTTAAAGTCTACTGTTTCTTTAAGGAATTATTAAAATGTTAAGTCTAAAAAATAATCAGAAAGGATTTGCCGCCTTTTTTATAACCATTTTAGTTTTAGCGGTGATGTTTGGTATTGCCCTGAGTATTGCCATTTTGACTTTAGGTGAACAGCGAATTTCAGGAAACATTGTTAAATCAAGCCAGGCTTATTATACAGCTGAGGCAGGGATTGAAGATGCTTTATTAAGGCTTGCCAAAGTAAAGCAATGGTCAAGCCCCTATAATTTGAGTGCCGGCAATGGGACGGCGGCAATCGAGATATCAGATATCATTGGCGGCTCGAGAATAATTACTTCTAATGGCGAAGTAAAAAATCGAGAAAGAAAGATTCAAATAGTTTATCAAATTACTAGCGAGGAAGTCTCTTTTCATTACGGTGCTCAGGCTGGGAGAGGAGGAATGGTTATGGAGCCTAATAGCAAGATTATGGGGAATGTCTTTTCAAATGGCACTGTTGTTTGTCCCGATCCAACTGGCCGAGCTTTTATTACTAATAATCTTATTGTTGCCCGGAATGGACAAAAAATCGAGAGATTAGAAATTGGCGATCCTGATCCGGCTACTCCAATTGATAAAGCCCAAGCTCATACTTGTGTTGGTTGCCTAATCCACGGAATTCTTTACTATGTTTCAGAAGGTGGTGGCAGTGCTGGCGATTGTATTGTTGATGAAGAAATAAAGGTTCTTCCTAATGAAATCGAAGAAGAAAATTTACCTATTTCTGATGAACAAATTCAAAACTGGAAAAATGATGCTAGCCGTAATAATGATCCAGCTTGTATTTATACTGGAGACTATACGATTCCTGGCGGGGTGACAGAATCCCTTGGCCCTTTGAGAATTGAAGGGAATTTGACTCTCGGTAACAGTGCAATCTTAATAATGGTTGCCACAATCCACGTAACTGGTAATATTACTATTAATCCCAATGCTATCATTGAACTTGATCCAGACTATGAGTCACTAAGTGGTCTAATTCTCGCTGATGGAAAAATTATTGTTGAGAATAATGCAATTCTCCGTGGTTCTGGTCAGCCAGAGAGTTATATAATGCTTCTTTCCACCGATTCTTCTTTAGACGAAGCTAATCCCGCTATTTATGTAAAGAACTCGGCTGAAGGGGCGATTTTCTATACAACTCAAGGTATAATGCGATTAAGGAATAATATGAAAATTAGAGAAGCTACCGGATATAAAGTTTATCTTGATAATAATGCAGAGATTGAATATGAATCCGGTTTGGAAAAGACTAATTTTAGCAGTGGTCCTGGAGGTACTTGGACAGTAGTAAGTTGGAGAGAGATAGAGTAGAGTCCCTAGAGATCTGAAACTATAAACGTGGCTTAGAGCCACTTTTTGTTCTTATTTTTTTAATGATATAATTTAATTAGTAAATGTTTGAATTTTTTACTTTAAAACCAGAAGCCTTTGGGCTAGACATTTCTGATTTATCTTTAAAGATTATCAAGCTCAAAAAAAAGAGGGGAGTTTTAAATTTGGTCTCTTTCGGGGAGTTTCCGATAAAACCAGGCGTAATTGAGGGAGGAGAAATTAAAAATGGGGAGGCTTTGGTGGAGATTATAAAAGAAGCAATTTCCAAGAACAAAAGGAAATTAAAAACAAATTATGTTATTGCTTCTTTGCCCGAGGAAAAAGCCTTTTTGCAGGTGATTCAATTTCCAATAATGAAAGAAGAGGAATTGAAAAAAGCTATTTACTTTGAAGCAGAGAATTATGTTCCCTTGCCAATCAAAGAGGTTTATTTAGATTCCCAAATAGTTAAGCCCCTTTATAATCATTTAGATCACATTGACGTCTTTATTGCCGCCCTACCAAAAAAAACAATTGATCCTTATGTACCTTGTCTTAAAAAAGCTGGGCTTATTCCCAGGGTTCTTGAAATTGAATCTTTAGCTATTATTAGAGCTCTAATAAAAAATGAGGTATCACCTTTTCCTGTTTTAATAATTGACCTTGGGGCAACCAGAACTAGTTTTATTATTTTTTCAGGTTACTCTTTAAGATTTACAAGCTCTATTCCCATTTCTTCACAGAATTTAACCCAAGCTATTTCCAGAAGCCTGAAAGTTGATTTGAAAAAAGCTGAAGAATTAAAAATAAAGTATGGATTACAAGAAAGGTATCGGTTAAAAATTGAAAATGGTACAAAAAAAGAAGCAGAAAGAGGAGAAATTTTTGAGGCGATGGCCCCGGCCTTAACCAGTTTAGTTGAAGAAATTAAAAAATATTTAAGCTTTTATCGGTCTCATGCTTCCCATGAACATTTGCCTCCCGACGGAAAAAGAGTGGAAAAAATTCTTCTTTGTGGAGGAGGCGCTAACCTTAAAGGGCTTTCTGATTTTCTTTCCCTGGAACTAAAAATTCCCGTTGAACTAAGTAATCCCTGGATAAATATTTTACCAGAACCCCTCAAGGAAGTACCGGGATTACCTTTTAAAAAATCTCTTAGTTATACTACTGCTTTAGGTTTAGCATTAAGAGGGATAGAAAACTATGATTAATCTTTTGCCACCAAAGGAAAAAACGGATTTAATCCAGGAAGAAAACTGGAAACTAGTTTTAATTTTAGGAATTTTAGTTTTAATTTCTCTTTTTTGTTTAGCCTCAATTCTATTTGCAATTAAAATTAATATTTCTGGAAAAGTTGAATTTCAAAAAACTCTAGTAGATCGAGAAGAAAAGAAATTTAAAACTTTTGAAATCGAAGCTCTTCGAGAAAAGATTACTTCAGCTAATCAGGATCTCTCAAAATTAAATTCTTTTTACCAGAGTCAAACCAATTTAACTGAAATTTTGGAAAAAATTTCTGGAGTTTTTCCTGAAGGAATGTATTTAAACTCTCTTTCTTATCAAAAAGAAACTTCCCAAATTTCTCTTTCCGGATTTGCCCAAAACAGAGAGACCCTGTTCGATTTTAAGAAAAATCTTGAAAAGGAGAAAAGGGTTAGTGAAATTTATTTTCCACCTCAAAACTGGGTTAAACCAACAGAAATTGATTTTCAGGTAAATTTCAAAATTACAAGTAGCTTATGACCTCCGTTTCACTACGGTCACCCATTTCTAGTGGGGCTAAAAAAAGTAATTAGATTATTTAATGAAATTGGAGCCCAAGAGAAAAATTTATCTATCTTTAGCAATTTTTGGAATAATAACTATTTTATTAATTGTTTTAATAATTTACCCCTTTTTTGAAGAGATTAAAAAAAACTCTAAAGAGTTAATTTCCCAAAAAAAGAGGCAAATTTCACTTCAAGAAGAAATAAAAAGCTTCAAAGAAATAGAATCTCTTTATAAAACTTATCAATCAAATATAGAAAAAATTGACGATCTCTTTGCCGAGCCAGAAGCCCCAATTGAATTTATTAATTTCTTAGAAAAAAATGCCGAGAAATCTCAACTCTCAATTGAAATTTCCCCAATGGCTGAAAAAGAAACAGGGCCTTGGCCTAGTCTTTTTTTTCAAATCTCAACTATTGGTTCTTTTTCTAATTTCTTAAAATTTTTAGAGAAATTAGAAACCGGCCCTTATTTAATTGAGATTTCAAATTTGAATGTAAGAAAAATAACCGAGAAAGAACTACGAGTAAAGAGATTCGAAACTTTCTCCCTTAGCGATACTAACGCTCTGTTTTTAATAAAAGTTCTTACTAAATAAGCAAAATGAAATTATTTTCACAAATAAAACTCAAAAAAATCAAAGAATTCTTTAAAAAAATTCCAGAGATTATTAAAGAGCATATTTTTTTAAGTTTTTTTGTCCTCTTTTTTTTGGTTTTAATTTCTGGCGGTTTTATTTTTTATAAATATAGTTTTTTGGCAGAAAAAGTAAAACCTCAGGTTACCGAGGAACCCCTTAGGTTTGAAGAAAGCCTTTTCAGGGATATCTTGAAAGAGTGGGAAAGTCGGGAAAAAAGATTTAAAGGAACTGAAGAAAAAGAATATTCTAATCCATTTCTGATACCTGCTCCAGTTGAAGAGTTAGTTGACTGAATAGATAAATTTTTCTATAATAGTAAGGCATAAAAGCCCTCGTAGCTTAATTGGATAAAGCAGGACCCTTCTAAGGTCAAGAGTGCAGGTTCAACTCCTGCCGAGGGCACTTATGGTGGCTATAGTGTAATGGTTAGCACTGGAACCTGTGGAGTTCCCGGAGGCGGTTCGAATCCGCTTAGCCACCTGCCGTTAGTAGCCCCGAGAGTTTTTCTCGGGGTTTTGGTTTGCGGGCGAGTAGGGTATAATAAAGAAAGGAGATATGACTACAAAAACAAAAATCTTAATTGGGATTTTAGTAGTTATTAATATTTTGATCTTTGGAAATTTAATATATTGGATTGTTATTCCACCACCTCCACCCCTTCCTCGTGCGCAAGATGCACGCGCAATCGCTGATATGAGCCAAATGAAAGTTAAAGCCGAAATGGTTTATGAGGAAGAAAGAAACTATACTAGTCTCGATTGTGACCACGACGAGGATATGAGAATGTTGTGCAACGATATTGAAAAACAAGTAGGCGTTAAACCAACTATCCATCAATCTGAAAAAGAATACTGTGCTTATGTTAAGTTGAATAAGGGAGAATATTTTTGTATAGATAGTGCTGGAACCATTGAAGAAACTATCATAAATCCTGGTAAAATAAACTACTGTGATGGTACGACTTTTATCTGCCTAAGAAAACAAGAACCAGAAAATGAAACTGCTGATTGGAAGACTTATAGGAATGAATTATGGGGTTACGAGATTAGGTATCCTGAGAAATTTTATTTAATAGAGGATAAACGCTTCAGTATTAGAATTAGTAATGTGTCAGATCCATGGCCTCAAGATCTAGGTCCCCACGAAAAAGCTACTATAGATATTTACCGTTTTCCAAATGAAGAAAATCATTCTTTGGACTATCTTCTTTCTCATCAAGTCGATTTTATAGGAGGCAAAAAAATTATAATAGGAAAAGAAACCGCAGTAAGAAAAATTAACGAAGAATTCCCTGGGATATTTACATATTTTGTGCAAGACGATGGTTATATCTATGTGTTGCGTGGAGCAAGTAGCACTGAGGAGAATTTTGCCCAATACCGTGAATTAATTGAGAAAATCGAGGATACTTTTAGATTTTTATACTAAACAGGTTCTAACATCGTCCACTACCCGCCGCCCGCCCCCCGAGAGTTTTTCTCGGGGGTTTATTGTGCTATGATAGAAGAATATGAAAAGAGAAAATAATCAAATATTAAAGATAGTTAAAAAACCAGAAAGCATCTTTTTGTTATTATTAGTGACCCTGGGTTTGTTACCACAATTAGCTTTAGCGGATATTATTTTAATTCCAAATGACATATGGCCCCAGTTTCATATTCTTATCTTATTTTTAGCCATTGATATAATATTCAATTTTTTTGTAGCAGCTAAATTTTTCTCATTATTTGGGGAAAATATTTCAGCTAAAAGAACTTCTATTTATTTTATTGCTATTCTCATTATCACACTAAGTGGCATAGTAATTAATTGGTTTGTAGGCCCAATAATTGGATGGAGAACGGGGGTTTTTGGGCGTGATTACATTATTAATCTTATAAGGAGAGCAGTTATGTCTGTTGGACAAATTATCCTCTTCCCACTTGTGTTTCCTTTATTCAAACTCAGTAATAAGAAAACCGCTTTCAAGGTAGGCTTAGCTACCGTAATTATT is part of the Patescibacteria group bacterium genome and encodes:
- a CDS encoding HAMP domain-containing histidine kinase; its protein translation is MMNFKKILDQLNIPAQCRKYETPLWQCPQTLFLLMGVLIIGTVTTTYSVGRVFFEDPEMIALIVLLLTAVLFTIAFVITSSFERLAEANRMKSEFVKIVSHQLRSPITNLSWGIDALMSGELGSIREGQVEYLRILKENSGRMKELVEDLLNVLRIEEGSLHFGKEKISLEEIIKNLILKFQPFAKASNVKIKFKSTPSLPEVFTDLHQIKNVMENLLDNAIRYIKGKGEIEIYLRKKENEIFFEIKDNGVGIPKEDQKYIFQKFFRAKNIKRSEIKGSGLGLFITKSIIERLGGKIWFESKENKGTTFWFTLPIK
- a CDS encoding type II secretion system protein, with protein sequence MKEVGFTLMEILVYIAVLSIVIIAISSFLIWSIHSNTKAKVMRETLNNARRVMEMMTYEIKEAKSIYIPTSVFNSHPGQLSLETVKYLPEGEKNTYIDFYLCDTKLCFKKESQASFALTSDSVEIGNLVFSRVVSGETPSLQVDLKIDYKNPANRPEYQASVNLKSTVSLRNY
- a CDS encoding type II secretion system F family protein, which codes for MPKYFYTAKSFGGEMKSEVLEAEDLHQLARTLRQEGYILISATLEGREVKERKFEISLPFFGGVSLIEKMMFTRNLRVMIAAGVSLPRALGTLAIQSKSKKFREALLDIAEEITKGKNFSDSLAKYPDIFSELFSSMVKIGEEAGTLEDVLKTLTGQMEREYELSSKVKGAMIYPAVIICAMIGIGILMLVMVVPRLAETFEELNVELPPTTQLVISLGNFLAEKWPLAILIVFATLFLFRLILKTKEGKRIIDTLILKIPIVSPIIRKTNSAYTVRTLSSLITSGVPIVRSLEITSGALGNVHFREAMAASAIKVRKGSKLSKALRPYQNIYPPLVIQMIEVGEETGQTSDILAKLADFFEEEVTNATKNLTAVIEPVLMLLIGAVVGLFAVSMIQPIYSMLGAIK
- the tadA gene encoding Flp pilus assembly complex ATPase component TadA, which produces MRIEPRQLKAFLLDAGLVTKEQFEKALKKAEKNRQRVGDVLVSEGLITQEELIKLEAYILGIPFIDLEKQKISPEILKIIPEPIARSHNIVAYRKKGKKLEVAMLDPEDLRTIEFIKKKANLRILPRLTTPDSIKNVLRQYQKTLEAEFGEIIKKEVGEIIPIREEEMVEEKEELKKVAEELPVIRIVDTLLKHAVLQRASDIHIEPTEKEVIIRYRIDGILRDAMVLPKQASSGVVARIKVLSRLKLDEHRLPQDGRFKIETEEYRYSLRVSILPVFNGEKIVMRLLPEKAKAFTLEGLGLRGEALERIQTNLRKPVGMILVTGPTGCGKTTTLYAMMEILNTPAVNISTVEDPIEYRMPRINQTQVNPKIGLTFASGLRAFVRQDPDIIMVGEIRDNETTALAINASLTGHSVLSTLHTTNAAGAVPRLIDMKAEPFLISSTLNCILAQRLVRRFCKEKEKYNPSESEIENLKKYCDLDRILQILREEKLIKKDQTFKDIEFYRPKSSKECPEGYKGRIGIFEVLPVTETIKELIVKQATSDQIQVQAQKEGMRTMIEDGFLKAAQGITSIEEVLRVIIE
- the pilM gene encoding type IV pilus assembly protein PilM, with amino-acid sequence MFEFFTLKPEAFGLDISDLSLKIIKLKKKRGVLNLVSFGEFPIKPGVIEGGEIKNGEALVEIIKEAISKNKRKLKTNYVIASLPEEKAFLQVIQFPIMKEEELKKAIYFEAENYVPLPIKEVYLDSQIVKPLYNHLDHIDVFIAALPKKTIDPYVPCLKKAGLIPRVLEIESLAIIRALIKNEVSPFPVLIIDLGATRTSFIIFSGYSLRFTSSIPISSQNLTQAISRSLKVDLKKAEELKIKYGLQERYRLKIENGTKKEAERGEIFEAMAPALTSLVEEIKKYLSFYRSHASHEHLPPDGKRVEKILLCGGGANLKGLSDFLSLELKIPVELSNPWINILPEPLKEVPGLPFKKSLSYTTALGLALRGIENYD
- a CDS encoding pilus assembly PilX N-terminal domain-containing protein, which codes for MLSLKNNQKGFAAFFITILVLAVMFGIALSIAILTLGEQRISGNIVKSSQAYYTAEAGIEDALLRLAKVKQWSSPYNLSAGNGTAAIEISDIIGGSRIITSNGEVKNRERKIQIVYQITSEEVSFHYGAQAGRGGMVMEPNSKIMGNVFSNGTVVCPDPTGRAFITNNLIVARNGQKIERLEIGDPDPATPIDKAQAHTCVGCLIHGILYYVSEGGGSAGDCIVDEEIKVLPNEIEEENLPISDEQIQNWKNDASRNNDPACIYTGDYTIPGGVTESLGPLRIEGNLTLGNSAILIMVATIHVTGNITINPNAIIELDPDYESLSGLILADGKIIVENNAILRGSGQPESYIMLLSTDSSLDEANPAIYVKNSAEGAIFYTTQGIMRLRNNMKIREATGYKVYLDNNAEIEYESGLEKTNFSSGPGGTWTVVSWREIE
- a CDS encoding prepilin-type N-terminal cleavage/methylation domain-containing protein, whose protein sequence is MLTPWKNNKKGISIIEILIVIAIIVIAFASLLGVATFSLRVSTLIKETNQANVLAQETIEVVRNFRDGTDWNINGLGTLTVENTYHLEKTADIPPQWNLVLGEETINGFVRKVIFSDVQRDANDNIVETGGTNDPNTKKVTATVSWRDKKVEIVTYLTNWR
- a CDS encoding response regulator, translated to MKKILFIEDELALHQTFGNILREKGYEMISAFDGEEGLKLIKTEKPDLILLDLILPKINGFEVLKRLKEEKEIKKIPVIIITNLEDMENINKALELGATTYLVKASYSPEEVLEKIKKILGER